The following proteins come from a genomic window of Dromaius novaehollandiae isolate bDroNov1 unplaced genomic scaffold, bDroNov1.hap1 HAP1_SCAFFOLD_27, whole genome shotgun sequence:
- the LOC135326364 gene encoding olfactory receptor 14A16-like, with protein sequence HTPMYFFLLNLSLLDLGSISTTVPKSMANSLNNTRAISYSGCAAQVFLIFFLFGGEFSLLTVMAYDRYIAICRPLHYGTIMDSRSCVQMAAAAWASGFLCALLQTANTFSIPLCQGNTVDQFFCEVPQILKLSCSDSYLRELGLLVVIACSVFGCFVFIVVSYVQIFTAVLRIPSEQGRHKAFSMCLPHLAVVSLFVSTSFFAYLKPPSLSSPALDLVVTVLYAVVPPAVNPLIYSLRNKDLKDALRKVISCTFFSSGDIAKALHK encoded by the coding sequence cacacccccatgtacttcttcctcctcaacctctccctcctcgaccttggctccatctccaccactgtccccaaatccatggccaattccctgaacaacaccagggccatttcctactcaggatgtgctgcccaggtcttcctcattttcttcttgtttggaggagagttttctctgcttacagtcatggcctatgaccgctacattgccatctgcagacccctgcactatgggaccatcatggacagcagatcttgtgtccaaatggcagcagctgcctgggccagtggttttctctgtgctctcctgcagactgctaacacattttcaataccactctgccaaggcaacacagtggaccagttcttctgtgaagttccccagatcctcaagctctcctgctcagactcctacctcagggaattggggcttcttgtggttattGCCTGTtcagtctttgggtgtttcgttttcattgtggtgtcctacgtgcagatcttcactgctgtgctgaggatcccctctgagcagggccggcacaaagccttttccatgtgcctcccgcacctggccgtggtctccctgtttgttagcacctcattttttgcctacctgaagcccccctccctctcctccccagctctggatctggtggtgactgttctgtatgcggtggtgcctccagcagtgaaccccctcatctacagcttgaggaacaaggatctgaaggatgccctgaggaaagtgatttcatgcacatttttcagcagtggtgacattgccaaagctctccacaaatga